The nucleotide sequence acaatatttatttttttttatagttgtGAGTGTGGTTTAAGTGGAACCCATTTTTGGAGTtaacatggaggccaaccaTATCCTATGTCCCATGTTTGACTCATTAAAAGAGAGACAATAAAATAGTATTGTTGTAGCTAAAATAGTATCCATGGGCCAACAAATTTGTGAAAAATACCATTCCCTCACCCTTCCTTAAAAGCTTTAACTCGGTTGGATCTTAGTAAAATTTGTAGAGGGTATCGATAACATGTGTCTTAAGGACATTTTTTAAGGATTCACTAGTGCAAACCACAATATCACGTGTGTGATGAACACTCTCTCACCtagttttttaaacttaaaatacagattttttttccaaattctaatatacttttttcatccttatctaaTACTCTAAGAACATACTATCATTTTTCTTTGTAAAATGAGTCGGTGTTGGTTCTTTCAATTTGGAAATTAGGTTTTGGTTATATTGTTCCTTTGCGGGCTTTGCACAACCCTAATCTAATGTCGCCGTAAATCGGCCATAAACCTAAATGTTActcctatttaaaaaaaatgttgaaaaagacaaaacaatACATTATTGATTATAGTTTTATCCATTACCTATCCATTAGATTTTAGGACCATtacctataaataaataaataactaatAACAAAAATCGAAGAGTTGGGTGTTGCAGGCTTGAGCGAAGGTCgtcgtctctctctctcgtgcAAGCACAGAGAAACCAGGAGCGAGCGAACATGCCCCAACTACATGCGGCGTCGCAAATGATAAAGCCGGAATACGACGACGTAGAGAGCTCTAAGATCGTCGTTTTTGCTGATCTAAACGCCAATCCTCCTGAAACAACCGACCAAGATCCTCTCCTACGCTCTTCGGCGATTGAGCCTTCTAGGTCTCactctctttcattttcttttctaattcaGTTAAATTCACATGGATTAGACTTTGATCTTGCAAACAATGAACAGATTGAATGTGAATGGTGAAAGCAGCGTATGTAGAAGTGGAATAACGAGCAAAGACAACGATGGGACTGAAGGTAAAGGAAAAACCTCGAATAAGTTAGGGAAATCGCGTTCGAGAAACGCGAGTAAGGGAGAGGCGTCGTGTATTGATTATGGAGGAGATGCGGATGCAGAACAGCCAGGTCCACCCCCTCCATCTTCTCGCGAGGAGAAAGTCAGCAGCCTCAAAACCGTCTGTACTCttgctcttaattttttttttgttgctaatTTTTGAACATACTTTGAGTGGGAATTTTATTGGATTAAAGTTTCCCGGAGAACATAACAGACTAGTGTGGCACAATAGATATTGATTtttagtttattattattaagctTGTTGTTGTTAGTAGACAGCACTACAGCAGGAACTGTAAGAAATTTCACTCTACATTGCCTTTTCACTTGAAGACGGAAATCATATTTCTGCAAAACATGAGGACATGATTATTTCACTAATTTTAGagtaccttttgctatgaacaCTTAAGGAGATAGAAACTTCCAAGGCTCCGTTTTGTGAATTAGGAAAATAGCATGATTTGACATCCCCCTCTACATGGAATTGCTTATCAATAGATATGTCAGACTCATTTCGCATATAAATGCTGTAATTTGTTTGACGGGTGGGCTTTCTACATCTCTGAAGTATCCTGTGACTAAGTCTTTACGAGTCTTTAATAAATTTGGAGGTACTGTATACATCTGCTTGATTACTCGCTGACTTGTGGCACTCCTGTAGGGTTTGATACATGTTGCTAAGAAGATGCCTAAGAATGCACATGCGCACTTTTATCTTGGACTTATGTATCAAAGGTTGGGTCAACCTCAAAAGGTCGCTTTGAAACTCACCCAGCTCTATAATTCTTGTCTATCGACTTTCTGTTATTTGACTCAATTCCAGGTTTCTTTCAGGCAATTTTGGCATATGAGAAAGCTGAGGAGATCTTGCTTCGTTGTGAATCTGAGATTGATAGGCCAGAACTGCTTTCGTTAGTTCAAATCCATCATGCGCAGGTGTGGAGATTGTAAAATAATCTTcactttgtttttttccttattcTTTACAACACAGATGAATAATTCTATTGGTTTATATTTCACCTACTTGTGTGACAACTATGTAGTGCTTTCTACTTGAAAGTCTAGGAGAGACTTGCGTGGACAAAGAACTTGAACAGGAAGAGCTTGAGGAAATTCTCTCCAGACTAAAAGACTCAATGCGATCAGATATCAGACAAGCAGCAGTATGGAACACACTAGGCTTGATACTGCTCAAAACTGGTCGCACGGAGGTAGGCGAgtgatttttcttgttttcaaatctTGTGCTCTCTTTTCTTAATCTGATCCTGGCTACCTCTCTTTTCCAGAGTGCTGTTTCGGTTCTATCGACCTTATTGACCATTGATCCTAACAACTTTGATTGCATTGGtaaccttggaattgcttatcTTCAAAGGTAAGAGTGTAACATTTGTTCGATGTATGTAATTTTCAAGCTTggcagaaaatgagagagatacATCCTTGAGGTTTACGGTTCATTTTTAATAGTTTCTCTGTTAGTTACTGTTAGTGATTGTTTAATCTCTGCAGTGGAAATTTGGAGCTTTCAGAAAAATGTTTTCAAGATTTGATTCTTAAAGATCAAAATCATCCTGCTGCATTAATCAACTATGCTGCTACTCTTTTGTGTAAATATGGCTCAGTTGTTGCAGGTATGTCTTTGATAAGTTCGACTCGATTTATTTGCTGTATTGAGTAGTAGCTTACATAATCTCGTCTCACCCTCTATTCTAGGGTGTTAGATATAGAATAGTTACATTCTTTATGAAGTACAGTTTCAAACCTCCGCTACTATATAATTCCTTCATTCTATTGTCAGGTGCTGGGGCCAATGCTGGTGAAGGCTCTTCTGTAGACCAATTTGCAGCTGTCAATGTTGCAAAGGAGTGTTTGCTGGCCGCATTAAGAGCAGATCCTAAAGGAGCACATATATGGGCAAATCTTGCTAATGCATATTACATGACTGGTGACCACAGAAGTTCTAGTAAATGCTTGGAGAAGGTGCACATGGTTCATTGCTACAATCATTTATTGCTTCTTTGTTGAGGTTGTTTGTTGTTTCCTAGATCTTTTGACAAATGaatttttgtgttatttgattGTGAACCACGGGAAATCTCTTCTGACTTCTGagttagaagtcttaaaatcGGACAGTTCACTGCTGTAATTTTGCTGTCTATGTTTCTGTGAATAGTATTTGCCTCTATTTACCTTGCGGTTTCATTTCAATGTGGTGAGTAGCCTATATTGTTGCTTcttgtttttgataatttcaATTGTTGCTCCTTAGGCTGCAAAACTGGAGCCCAATTGTATGTCTACTCGATATGCAGTTGCCATTCATCGTATCAAGGATGCAGAAAGATCTCAAGATCCTAGTGAACAGCTTTCGTGGGCTGGCAACGAAATGGCATCCATAGTAAGAGAAGGTGATTCTGTTCCAATAGAACTTCCCATTGCTTGGGCAGGACTTGCCATGGTTCACAAGGCCCAGCATGAGATTGCTGCAGCATTTAAGACAGAACAAAAGGAATTAA is from Tripterygium wilfordii isolate XIE 37 chromosome 14, ASM1340144v1, whole genome shotgun sequence and encodes:
- the LOC120014438 gene encoding tetratricopeptide repeat protein 37-like isoform X2 translates to MPQLHAASQMIKPEYDDVESSKIVVFADLNANPPETTDQDPLLRSSAIEPSSVCRSGITSKDNDGTEGKGKTSNKLGKSRSRNASKGEASCIDYGGDADAEQPGPPPPSSREEKVSSLKTGLIHVAKKMPKNAHAHFYLGLMYQRLGQPQKAILAYEKAEEILLRCESEIDRPELLSLVQIHHAQCFLLESLGETCVDKELEQEELEEILSRLKDSMRSDIRQAAVWNTLGLILLKTGRTESAVSVLSTLLTIDPNNFDCIGNLGIAYLQSGNLELSEKCFQDLILKDQNHPAALINYAATLLCKYGSVVAGAGANAGEGSSVDQFAAVNVAKECLLAALRADPKGAHIWANLANAYYMTGDHRSSSKCLEKAAKLEPNCMSTRYAVAIHRIKDAERSQDPSEQLSWAGNEMASIVREGDSVPIELPIAWAGLAMVHKAQHEIAAAFKTEQKELMEVEERALYILKQAVAEDPDDGVQWHQLGLHNLCSQQYKTAQKYLKAAVARFRECSYAWSNLGVALQLSEESSQAEEVYKQALSLATAEQSHAIFSNLGNLYRQQKKIERAKAMLSKSLQLQPGYAPAYNNLGLVFVAEGRWDEAKFCFDKAVQADPLLDAAKSNMIKATAMSRLCGG
- the LOC120014438 gene encoding tetratricopeptide repeat protein 37-like isoform X1 gives rise to the protein MPQLHAASQMIKPEYDDVESSKIVVFADLNANPPETTDQDPLLRSSAIEPSRLNVNGESSVCRSGITSKDNDGTEGKGKTSNKLGKSRSRNASKGEASCIDYGGDADAEQPGPPPPSSREEKVSSLKTGLIHVAKKMPKNAHAHFYLGLMYQRLGQPQKAILAYEKAEEILLRCESEIDRPELLSLVQIHHAQCFLLESLGETCVDKELEQEELEEILSRLKDSMRSDIRQAAVWNTLGLILLKTGRTESAVSVLSTLLTIDPNNFDCIGNLGIAYLQSGNLELSEKCFQDLILKDQNHPAALINYAATLLCKYGSVVAGAGANAGEGSSVDQFAAVNVAKECLLAALRADPKGAHIWANLANAYYMTGDHRSSSKCLEKAAKLEPNCMSTRYAVAIHRIKDAERSQDPSEQLSWAGNEMASIVREGDSVPIELPIAWAGLAMVHKAQHEIAAAFKTEQKELMEVEERALYILKQAVAEDPDDGVQWHQLGLHNLCSQQYKTAQKYLKAAVARFRECSYAWSNLGVALQLSEESSQAEEVYKQALSLATAEQSHAIFSNLGNLYRQQKKIERAKAMLSKSLQLQPGYAPAYNNLGLVFVAEGRWDEAKFCFDKAVQADPLLDAAKSNMIKATAMSRLCGG